The following coding sequences are from one Aethina tumida isolate Nest 87 chromosome 2, icAetTumi1.1, whole genome shotgun sequence window:
- the LOC109605153 gene encoding BUD13 homolog, translating into MSVINQKEYLKKYLGIGKNPGEKKKKKKKIVSKTVHIIDDDIDLHSNDIQEDLKGPDEDAPQIVAIIDERPPSLRVDEKHNKLWQPIGETASTSAASSGISIKLEVGEKTIPKSNALKKKSSETTSLKKIKVEKLSPPHNDDNTPPRRRIKDEDFSPPRRIKSESNGDNSPTRRPKVERSPRRRNSDSSPPRRVKNEDCSLPRKHIKVEDSSPPRRNIKNEDSSPPRRTNSDLSPPRRRHNDVSPPRRHVKTEDSSPPRRKIKTEDLSPPRRRTEHSSRNQDEPSTSRIDSDSSPPRRHRSDSSPPRRRKPDSSPRRHRPDSSPRRNKPDSSPPRKRRFKEQGRSRFGDASPPRRDDSPPKKKMSETLDGKRAGLQNAAELAKETMALKQREDEMFKKMSADVSGRNAETVVRNKKPVDPEEEMRKMEKEREMKEKYSKWGRGLKQVEDMNERMSQELYEMSKPLARYRDDEDLERYLKEQEREGDPMLAYIRKKKKKEAVDAGVPEKPMYQGEFMPNRFGIRPGYRWDGVDRSNGYEKKWFTVQNTKKAELEESYKWSTEDM; encoded by the exons ATGTCTGTTATAAACCAAAaagagtatttaaaaaaatatttaggtatAGGCAAAAATCCTGGcgaaaagaagaagaaaaaaaagaaaattgtatcTAAAAC TGTGCATATTATTGATGATGACATTGATTTACATTCCAATGATATTCAGGAAGACCTCAAAGGTCCTGACGAAGACGCACCCCAAATAGTTGCCATTATTGATGAAAGACCTCCATCATTGAGGGTTGATGAAAAGCACAACAAACTATGGCAACCGATTGGTGAAACGGCCAGTACAAGTGCCGCAAGTAGTGGCATTAGTATAAAATTGGAAGTGGGTGAAAAAACAATACCCAAATCCAACGCACTTAAAAAGAAATCCAGTGAAACCacttctttaaaaaagattaaagtCGAAAAGCTGTCGCCGCCACACAATGATGATAATACGCCACCAAGAAGAAGAATTAAAGATGAAGACTTTTCCCCACCTAGAAGGATTAAATCAGAAAGTAATGGTGACAACTCACCAACCAGAAGACCTAAAGTGGAGAGATCTCCTAGAAGAAGGAATAGTGACAGTTCACCTCCTCGAAGGGTAAAAAATGAAGACTGCTCTCTCCCTAGGAAACATATAAAAGTAGAAGATTCTTCTCCACCaagaagaaacattaaaaatgaagattCTTCACCCCCTAGAAGAACAAATTCGGACTTATCGCCACCCAGAAGGCGGCACAATGATGTAAGTCCCCCCAGAAGACATGTTAAAACAGAAGACTCTTCACCTCctagaagaaaaattaaaacagaggACTTATCACCACCCAGAAGGAGAACTGAACATTCATCACGAAACCAGGATGAACCCAGTACTTCGAGAATAGACTCGGACTCATCGCCTCCAAGAAGACACAGGTCCGATTCATCCCCTCCAAGAAGGCGCAAACCTGACTCGTCTCCAAGAAGGCACAGACCAGACTCATCTCCAAGAAGAAACAAACCCGACTCTTCCCCACCAAGGAAGCGGCGATTCAAAGAGCAAGGACGTTCCAGATTCGGAGACGCTTCGCCGCCGAGGAGGGATGACTCGCCGCCGAAAAAGAAAATGTCCGAGACGTTGGACGGAAAGAGGGCCGGGCTGCAGAACGCCGCCGAACTGGCCAAAGAAACGATGGCACTGAAACAGAGGGAGGACGAAATGTTTAAGAAGATGTCGGCTGACGTGTCCGGCAGGAATGCCGAGACCGTTGTCAGAAACAAGAAGCCCGTGGATCCGGAGGAGGAGATGAGGAAGATGGAGAAAGAAAGGGAGATGAAGGAGAAGTACAGTAAATGGGGGAGAGGGTTGAAGCAGGTGGAGGATATGAATGAGAGAATGTCACAGGAGTTGTACGAAATGAGCAAGCCGCTGGCAAGGTACAGGGATGATGAAGATTTGGAAAGGTACCTCAAAGAACAAGAAAGAGAAGGGGATCCAATGTTGGCTTACATTaggaaaaagaagaagaaggaGGCTGTTGACGCTGGTGTTCCag aaaaaccaaTGTATCAAGGTGAATTTATGCCAAACAGATTTGGCATTCGACCTGGTTATAGATGGGATGGTGTTGATAGGTCCAATGGATATGAGAAGAAATGGTTTACAGTACAAAATACCAAGAAAGCTGAACTGGAGGAATCCTATAAATGGTCCACGGAAGACATGTAG